Proteins encoded by one window of Pseudomonas sp. LS44:
- a CDS encoding OB-fold domain-containing protein — MSNNKPMPAPTEISAPFWEGLKAERLLIQQCNACQHWVFYPRRHCPSCLAHDLSWREVNGNAKLYSFTVTRIATLPDFADEMPQKLAVVELDEGVRINTNLVGLEEDEIRIGMRLQPVFAEVDDKGTRLLRFTGMDSDVDSLKRLPTLAEPQAESTESTPPARRIALDDEAALKSLVSEEFSAWSNQIVVDQALINAFAELSGDDYWIHTDPERARKESPFGGTIAHGALVQVLQSRLNVPLGFEITGFTNMVNYGSDRLRFPAPVSAGSRIHSRARVKSVERVKSGTQLTLELNIHVVGSERPSVINELVILYM, encoded by the coding sequence ATGTCGAACAACAAACCAATGCCGGCGCCGACCGAGATTTCCGCGCCGTTCTGGGAAGGCCTCAAGGCCGAGCGTCTGTTGATCCAGCAGTGCAATGCCTGCCAGCACTGGGTGTTTTACCCGCGCCGGCACTGCCCGAGCTGCCTGGCCCATGACCTGTCCTGGCGGGAGGTCAACGGTAACGCCAAGCTGTACAGCTTCACGGTGACGCGGATTGCCACGCTGCCGGATTTCGCCGACGAAATGCCGCAGAAACTGGCGGTCGTCGAACTCGACGAAGGGGTGCGGATCAACACCAACCTGGTCGGTCTTGAGGAAGATGAAATTCGCATCGGCATGCGTTTGCAGCCGGTGTTCGCCGAGGTCGATGACAAAGGCACGCGCCTGCTGCGCTTCACCGGCATGGACAGCGACGTCGACAGCCTGAAGCGGCTGCCAACGCTAGCCGAGCCACAGGCCGAAAGCACCGAGTCGACGCCGCCGGCACGCCGGATTGCGCTGGACGACGAGGCCGCGCTGAAGTCGCTGGTGAGCGAGGAGTTCTCGGCCTGGAGTAATCAGATCGTGGTCGATCAGGCATTGATCAATGCCTTCGCCGAGTTGTCCGGCGACGACTACTGGATCCACACCGACCCCGAGCGCGCGCGCAAGGAAAGCCCGTTCGGCGGCACCATCGCCCATGGCGCCCTGGTGCAAGTGCTGCAGTCACGCCTGAACGTGCCGCTGGGCTTCGAGATCACCGGTTTCACCAACATGGTCAACTACGGCTCCGACCGCCTGCGCTTCCCGGCGCCGGTATCCGCCGGCTCGCGCATCCATTCGCGGGCACGGGTCAAAAGCGTGGAACGGGTCAAAAGCGGCACGCAGCTGACCCTGGAGTTGAATATCCATGTGGTCGGCAGCGAACGACCATCGGTGATCAACGAGCTGGTGATTCTGTACATGTAA
- a CDS encoding thiolase family protein has translation MGLKGNAAIIGAAQYKPEKYATAPRMFHLEQVADLAAQALRDAGLRAEDLDGLVINGPHFHEASVFVPAMAAEYLGLKVNFAEVVDLGGCTGVGMVWRAAAAIELGLCQAVLCVMPARMAPMGRDEDVGAMARGMRYGGHSTAFGAPEAEFDLPYGHMGQNTGYAMIAQRYAAQYDYDPVAMAKIAVDQRTNALANPQAMFYGQPLTVEQVLASKMVADPLHVLEIVMPVAGGAALIIASKEVAARARKRPAFITGFGEHLAFKSPSYADDMIHTPIGPASQRAFAMAGLKPTDVDAAQIYDCYTITALLTLEDAGFCAKGEGMSFVREHDLTWRGDFPMNTHGGQLSFGQAGAAGGMSQIIEAVTQIAGEAGERQLKRCDSVYVSGTGGVMSEQGALILQGA, from the coding sequence ATGGGTCTGAAAGGTAACGCGGCGATCATAGGCGCCGCTCAATACAAGCCGGAAAAATACGCCACGGCGCCGCGGATGTTCCACCTGGAGCAGGTCGCCGATCTGGCGGCGCAAGCGCTGCGGGATGCCGGGCTGCGCGCCGAGGACCTCGATGGTCTGGTGATTAACGGCCCGCATTTCCACGAGGCTTCGGTGTTCGTGCCGGCCATGGCCGCCGAGTACTTGGGTCTCAAAGTCAATTTCGCCGAAGTGGTCGATCTCGGCGGCTGTACCGGCGTCGGTATGGTCTGGCGCGCGGCTGCGGCCATCGAGCTGGGCCTTTGCCAGGCGGTGTTGTGCGTGATGCCCGCGCGGATGGCGCCCATGGGTCGCGACGAGGACGTCGGCGCGATGGCTCGTGGCATGCGCTACGGTGGCCACAGCACGGCCTTCGGCGCTCCGGAAGCGGAGTTCGACCTGCCTTACGGGCACATGGGCCAGAACACCGGCTATGCCATGATCGCGCAGCGTTATGCGGCGCAGTACGACTACGACCCGGTGGCCATGGCCAAGATTGCCGTGGACCAGCGCACCAACGCCCTGGCCAACCCGCAGGCGATGTTCTACGGCCAGCCGCTGACCGTCGAGCAGGTACTGGCGAGCAAAATGGTCGCCGACCCCCTGCATGTCCTCGAAATCGTCATGCCGGTGGCGGGTGGCGCGGCGCTGATCATCGCCTCCAAGGAAGTGGCCGCCCGTGCGCGCAAACGTCCGGCGTTCATCACCGGCTTCGGCGAGCACCTGGCGTTCAAGTCTCCGTCTTACGCCGATGACATGATCCACACCCCGATTGGTCCGGCCTCGCAGCGCGCCTTCGCGATGGCCGGGTTGAAGCCGACCGATGTGGATGCCGCACAGATTTACGATTGCTACACCATCACCGCCTTGCTGACTCTGGAAGATGCCGGTTTCTGCGCCAAGGGCGAGGGCATGAGTTTTGTCCGCGAACACGACCTGACCTGGCGCGGCGATTTCCCCATGAACACCCACGGCGGCCAGCTCAGCTTCGGTCAGGCCGGCGCGGCCGGTGGCATGTCGCAGATCATCGAAGCAGTGACCCAAATTGCCGGTGAAGCCGGTGAACGTCAGCTCAAGCGCTGCGATAGCGTCTACGTCTCCGGTACCGGCGGCGTGATGAGTGAGCAGGGCGCGTTGATTCTCCAGGGAGCATGA
- a CDS encoding DUF1302 domain-containing protein, producing MINKNNKSGTGPGLPSFQVASLAVAIALVSSPAWSGETIEFDNGTTIDWTLTTSYGMGVRLSDQDKDLLTVNADDGDRNFDKGSLTTNRVGALGEMIVRKDNYGAVLRASTFYDDVYHQKNDNDSPATVNKTGAHDEFTSDTKYYSGGRSKFLDAYVFGGWRFENDSMLDMKAGRHVESWGEGLFYSGVNGVQSHADAVKAAQPGVEIKEVLLPVGQVSANYRFNPQIGVSAYYQYEWKGTELPPVGSYLSTSDVVGPGREFIFGQGGSRINYAGADEPRDDGQWGVQVRYRPVPAWEVALFHVNYHDKNPATALVNYRAVPVGGGAFAGAPSGYNITYFEDIKLTGLSASTKFGDVQVGAEWSYRDGVPVMVNTGLGATPARGKGQQMQLSAIRILGDRPWASQTSLTAEIVHVRVDSVEDTSAAPNLLALGNRLIPQMRPLVQESDDYTYKTAAGWRSQDASAFTVGASFSYPGVFEGWDLEVPFNFSNVFSGAAPMGGTISGAQGDRRFSAGTTFKYLGNFEVAMRLIGYLGEADPVKRQLADRDYATLALKYSF from the coding sequence GTGATCAATAAAAACAACAAATCTGGTACTGGTCCTGGCTTACCGAGTTTTCAGGTTGCGAGTCTGGCGGTCGCCATCGCACTGGTTTCGAGCCCGGCCTGGTCGGGCGAAACCATCGAGTTTGACAATGGCACCACCATCGACTGGACCCTGACCACCAGCTACGGCATGGGTGTGCGCCTGAGTGATCAGGACAAGGACCTGCTCACGGTCAACGCGGATGACGGTGATCGCAACTTCGACAAGGGCAGCCTCACCACCAACCGCGTTGGCGCCCTGGGCGAGATGATCGTGCGCAAAGACAACTACGGTGCCGTGTTGCGCGCCAGTACCTTCTACGACGACGTTTACCACCAGAAGAACGACAACGACTCGCCCGCGACGGTGAACAAGACCGGCGCCCATGATGAATTCACCAGCGACACCAAGTACTACAGCGGTGGTCGCAGCAAGTTCCTGGATGCCTATGTCTTCGGCGGCTGGCGCTTCGAGAATGATTCGATGCTCGACATGAAGGCCGGTCGGCATGTCGAATCCTGGGGCGAGGGTCTGTTCTACTCGGGCGTCAACGGCGTACAAAGCCATGCCGACGCGGTCAAGGCGGCGCAGCCGGGGGTTGAGATCAAGGAAGTGCTATTGCCGGTTGGGCAGGTTTCCGCGAATTACCGTTTCAACCCGCAAATCGGTGTCAGCGCCTATTACCAGTACGAGTGGAAGGGCACCGAATTGCCGCCGGTGGGCAGTTACTTATCCACCAGCGATGTGGTTGGCCCAGGCCGTGAGTTCATTTTCGGTCAGGGGGGCAGCCGGATCAACTACGCAGGCGCCGACGAGCCGCGTGACGATGGTCAGTGGGGGGTTCAGGTGCGTTACCGGCCTGTGCCAGCCTGGGAAGTTGCGCTGTTCCACGTCAACTACCACGACAAGAACCCGGCCACCGCGCTGGTCAATTATCGGGCCGTACCCGTCGGTGGCGGTGCATTTGCCGGTGCGCCGTCCGGCTACAACATCACCTATTTCGAAGATATCAAGCTGACCGGGCTTAGTGCCTCGACCAAGTTTGGCGATGTCCAGGTCGGTGCCGAGTGGTCCTACCGTGACGGCGTACCGGTGATGGTCAATACCGGGCTCGGTGCGACGCCGGCGCGTGGCAAGGGCCAGCAGATGCAGCTCTCGGCCATCCGCATCCTCGGTGACCGGCCATGGGCCAGTCAGACGTCGTTAACCGCCGAGATCGTCCATGTGCGCGTCGATAGCGTCGAAGACACGTCGGCGGCGCCGAACCTGCTGGCATTGGGCAATCGCCTGATTCCACAGATGAGGCCGCTGGTGCAGGAATCCGATGACTACACCTACAAGACCGCCGCCGGCTGGCGCAGTCAGGATGCCAGTGCCTTCACCGTGGGCGCCTCGTTCAGCTACCCGGGGGTATTCGAAGGCTGGGACCTGGAGGTGCCGTTCAACTTCTCCAACGTGTTCAGCGGCGCTGCGCCGATGGGGGGGACCATTTCCGGGGCGCAGGGTGATCGTCGCTTCAGTGCCGGCACCACCTTCAAATACCTCGGCAACTTTGAGGTCGCGATGAGGCTCATCGGTTATCTGGGTGAGGCGGATCCGGTCAAGCGGCAGTTGGCGGATCGTGACTACGCCACCCTGGCGCTGAAATACAGCTTCTAA
- a CDS encoding MBL fold metallo-hydrolase has translation MAELDAQGHEWRDGLRFPWPQPPANGQVQEVAPGVLWLRMPLPFGLDHINLYLLRHGDGWVAVDTGLNTEQTREVWEQVFVEAMDGLPLRGVICTHFHSDHAGVLGWLAERFRCPVFMTAGEFQWLHLGAPKDSTPSWAFVDHFHKAGFDSERTEAMLPLIQVEHFRTVLPTGFRRLSEGSVLDIGGRRWQVVIGRGHSPEHACLYAEADGLLISGDQVLPRITSTVSVQVTEPDADPLRDWLQSIERLRELPDSLLVLPAHERPFFNLHHRLDQLRAHHQVHLEQMLAVCEEPRSALELMTALFPRVKSRFDELMAVGETLAHANYLIAEGALVREEEAAVHRYRRTPAGASGGNPLGQLRADW, from the coding sequence GTGGCTGAGCTCGACGCCCAGGGCCACGAATGGCGTGACGGCCTGCGCTTCCCCTGGCCGCAGCCGCCGGCCAACGGGCAGGTGCAGGAGGTCGCGCCGGGCGTGCTCTGGCTGCGCATGCCGCTGCCGTTCGGGTTGGACCATATCAACCTCTACCTGCTGCGCCATGGTGACGGCTGGGTGGCGGTCGATACCGGTCTGAACACTGAGCAAACCCGCGAAGTGTGGGAGCAGGTGTTTGTCGAGGCGATGGACGGCCTGCCGCTCCGCGGGGTGATCTGCACGCACTTTCATTCCGACCATGCCGGAGTGCTCGGCTGGCTGGCCGAACGCTTCCGCTGCCCGGTGTTCATGACCGCCGGCGAGTTCCAGTGGCTGCACCTGGGAGCGCCAAAAGATTCCACGCCGAGCTGGGCGTTTGTCGATCACTTCCACAAGGCCGGGTTCGACAGCGAACGGACCGAGGCCATGTTGCCGCTGATCCAGGTCGAGCATTTCCGCACGGTCCTGCCGACCGGCTTCCGTCGCCTCAGTGAAGGCAGCGTGCTGGACATCGGCGGACGCCGTTGGCAGGTGGTCATCGGCCGCGGCCATTCCCCCGAGCATGCCTGTCTGTATGCCGAGGCAGACGGCCTGTTGATATCCGGCGATCAGGTGCTGCCACGGATCACCTCGACGGTCTCGGTGCAGGTGACCGAGCCCGACGCCGATCCGTTGCGCGACTGGCTGCAATCCATTGAGCGGCTGCGTGAGTTGCCTGACAGCCTGTTGGTGCTGCCGGCGCACGAGCGTCCGTTTTTCAATTTGCACCACCGACTGGACCAATTGCGGGCCCATCACCAGGTGCATCTGGAGCAAATGCTGGCCGTCTGTGAAGAGCCGCGTAGCGCGCTTGAGCTGATGACCGCGCTGTTTCCGAGGGTCAAAAGTCGTTTCGACGAACTGATGGCCGTCGGCGAAACGTTGGCGCATGCCAACTACCTCATCGCCGAGGGGGCGCTCGTGCGTGAGGAGGAAGCTGCAGTGCATCGCTATCGGCGTACCCCTGCGGGTGCGTCGGGGGGCAACCCACTCGGGCAACTCCGGGCTGATTGGTGA
- a CDS encoding long-chain-acyl-CoA synthetase, which translates to MNDFNELSQLSSVDNKPVSREQTQALLDRRSVASGQIKPADRYTIADRVEEQARRFPERPFLIYGEQCLSYAEVDARANQLAHAFHARGLRPGDVCAIAMENRPEFFCSWFGLAKLGVVAAFINTQVNGRPLVHALESTGAKAVVVGEECLANLLATEGLPDLPWWLVPDAENPASEALLARVDASFAAQVAAAPRTAFPRDLRADLPAETTGLLIFTSGTTGLPKAARYSHMRWMSSGDVMEETLQVTPEDVFYCCLPLYHGAAATSVTSTALRGGASIVVRRKFSTREFWKDVNRNGISVFQYIGEICRYLLNQPEAAGDREHSLRCMLGAGLSPETWQRWVERFGPIQIFEGWGATEANTAVINVDNYPGSCGRVPFWEKTNLRLVRYDVDSESHPRDEQGFYRLCEVGEIGEAMGFIVNHPQIGGGRFEGYTSAEATESKIRRNVFSQGDAFWSSGDLLRYNEDGYLYFVDRIGDTFRWKSENVSTQEVADGLSDFPGLELINIYGVQVPGHEGRAGMAAVLMQEGHAFDPAAFYALTEARLPRYAAPVFVRVSAAADLTSTFKLRKVDLQRQGYAPTAFADPLYIRDESSRSYQPYSAELLARAGLPAFAGDSRG; encoded by the coding sequence ATGAACGATTTCAACGAACTGAGTCAACTGTCGAGTGTCGACAACAAACCTGTGTCCCGCGAGCAGACCCAGGCCCTCCTGGATCGCCGCTCAGTGGCCAGCGGGCAGATCAAGCCGGCGGACCGCTACACCATCGCCGACCGCGTGGAAGAGCAGGCGCGGCGTTTTCCTGAGCGCCCGTTTCTGATCTATGGCGAGCAGTGCCTGAGCTATGCCGAGGTGGACGCGCGCGCCAACCAACTGGCCCATGCTTTCCATGCCCGTGGCTTGCGTCCGGGCGATGTCTGCGCCATTGCCATGGAGAACCGTCCGGAGTTTTTCTGCAGCTGGTTCGGTCTGGCCAAGCTGGGTGTGGTGGCAGCCTTCATCAATACCCAGGTCAACGGCCGGCCACTGGTGCATGCGCTGGAATCCACGGGAGCCAAGGCTGTGGTGGTCGGCGAGGAATGCCTGGCCAATCTGCTGGCGACCGAAGGCCTGCCGGATCTGCCCTGGTGGCTGGTGCCGGACGCCGAGAACCCCGCCAGCGAGGCACTGCTCGCCAGGGTCGATGCCAGCTTTGCCGCACAGGTGGCGGCTGCACCGCGCACGGCATTCCCGCGCGACTTGCGCGCGGACCTGCCGGCCGAGACAACGGGCCTGCTGATTTTCACCTCCGGCACCACCGGGCTGCCGAAAGCGGCGCGTTACAGCCATATGCGCTGGATGTCTTCCGGCGATGTGATGGAAGAAACCCTGCAAGTCACGCCCGAGGATGTCTTTTACTGCTGCCTGCCGCTGTACCACGGCGCGGCGGCCACCTCGGTGACCTCCACCGCGCTGCGCGGCGGGGCGAGCATCGTGGTGCGGCGCAAGTTCAGTACCCGCGAGTTCTGGAAAGACGTGAACCGCAACGGCATCAGCGTGTTCCAGTACATCGGTGAAATCTGCCGCTACCTGCTCAACCAGCCGGAAGCGGCGGGTGATCGCGAGCACAGCCTGCGCTGCATGCTCGGCGCCGGCCTGAGCCCGGAGACCTGGCAGCGCTGGGTGGAGCGTTTCGGCCCGATCCAGATTTTCGAGGGCTGGGGTGCCACCGAGGCCAACACCGCAGTGATCAACGTGGACAACTACCCAGGCTCCTGCGGTCGCGTGCCGTTCTGGGAAAAGACCAACCTGCGCCTGGTGCGTTACGACGTCGATAGCGAAAGTCATCCGCGCGACGAGCAGGGCTTCTACCGCCTGTGCGAGGTCGGCGAGATCGGCGAAGCCATGGGCTTTATCGTCAATCATCCGCAAATCGGCGGCGGTCGCTTCGAGGGCTACACCTCGGCCGAGGCCACCGAAAGCAAGATTCGCCGCAATGTCTTCAGCCAGGGCGATGCGTTCTGGAGCTCGGGTGACCTGCTGCGCTACAACGAGGACGGCTACCTGTACTTCGTCGACCGCATCGGCGATACCTTCCGCTGGAAGAGCGAGAACGTCTCGACCCAGGAAGTCGCCGATGGCCTGAGTGATTTCCCTGGGCTGGAGCTGATCAACATCTACGGTGTGCAGGTGCCTGGGCATGAGGGCCGCGCCGGTATGGCGGCGGTGTTGATGCAGGAGGGCCACGCCTTCGACCCGGCGGCGTTCTACGCGCTGACCGAGGCACGCTTGCCGCGCTATGCCGCGCCGGTGTTCGTGCGGGTGTCGGCGGCGGCCGACCTGACCAGCACCTTCAAGCTGCGCAAGGTCGACTTGCAGCGCCAGGGCTATGCCCCGACGGCCTTTGCCGACCCGCTGTACATCCGCGATGAAAGCAGCCGCAGCTATCAGCCGTACTCGGCCGAGTTGCTGGCCCGGGCTGGTCTGCCGGCCTTCGCCGGTGACTCCCGTGGCTGA
- a CDS encoding alkene reductase, which yields MSILFEPVRLGELELANRIVMAPMTRSRADARAVPTAEMVDYYRQRASAGLIVAEGTAPSANGLGYCRTPAIYSTEQIAAWRKVTRAVHDAGGRIVLQLMHVGRAASHHNKPAGALTVAPSAVRAHTQLFSDAAGLVDSDEPQALALDEVATVIEEYRRAALNAREAGFDGVELHCTSGYLPMQFMASGSNLRDDRYGGNTENRVRFPAEVLGAMATAIGAGRVGFRLCPGNSYNDISDADPAATAAALCTVVEPLGLAYLHIMRSPLAELDAFALAHQYSSSGLILNDGFDGPSATAALEAGQGEAVSFARHFIGNPDLVERLRAGLPLSGFDRKTLYSPGARGYSDYPNGARALA from the coding sequence ATGAGCATCTTGTTTGAGCCGGTACGGTTGGGTGAGCTGGAGTTGGCCAACCGTATCGTCATGGCGCCGATGACCCGCAGCCGTGCCGATGCCCGCGCGGTGCCGACAGCGGAAATGGTCGACTACTACCGCCAGCGCGCGAGTGCCGGGCTGATTGTCGCCGAAGGCACCGCGCCCTCGGCCAATGGCCTCGGTTATTGCCGCACCCCGGCGATCTACAGCACTGAGCAGATCGCTGCCTGGCGCAAAGTCACCCGAGCGGTGCATGACGCCGGCGGACGGATCGTCCTGCAACTGATGCACGTCGGCCGGGCGGCCAGCCATCACAACAAGCCGGCCGGTGCGTTGACCGTGGCACCCTCCGCGGTGCGCGCGCACACCCAGTTGTTCAGCGATGCCGCCGGCCTGGTCGATAGCGACGAGCCGCAAGCACTGGCCCTGGACGAGGTCGCCACGGTGATCGAGGAATATCGCCGCGCCGCACTGAATGCCCGCGAAGCCGGCTTCGACGGCGTCGAGCTGCATTGCACCAGCGGTTACCTGCCGATGCAGTTCATGGCTTCGGGCAGCAACCTGCGCGATGACCGCTACGGCGGCAACACCGAAAACCGTGTGCGTTTCCCGGCCGAGGTGCTGGGCGCCATGGCCACGGCCATCGGGGCCGGGCGAGTGGGTTTCCGCCTGTGTCCGGGCAACTCTTACAACGATATTAGCGACGCCGATCCGGCCGCCACGGCGGCAGCACTGTGCACGGTGGTCGAGCCGCTGGGCCTGGCCTACCTGCACATCATGCGTTCGCCGCTGGCCGAGCTGGATGCCTTTGCCCTGGCGCATCAGTACAGCAGTAGTGGGCTGATCCTCAATGACGGCTTCGATGGCCCGTCGGCAACGGCGGCGCTGGAGGCCGGGCAGGGTGAAGCGGTGTCGTTCGCCCGGCATTTCATCGGCAACCCGGATCTGGTCGAGCGCCTGCGTGCGGGGCTGCCGCTGTCCGGTTTCGATCGCAAGACCCTGTATTCCCCTGGTGCCCGTGGTTATTCGGATTACCCGAACGGGGCGAGAGCGTTGGCATGA